From a region of the Tenggerimyces flavus genome:
- a CDS encoding cytochrome P450, with the protein MVRRPPGPGPLAALTFRRDPIASFERIARENPRIAHAHFGREHIYVLSDPAVVREIYVSNGRNLKKGRTLERIKVLLGEGLLTSEGEHHRRQRRMIQPSFHSKQITAYTAPMVSTALEYDARWQLGAELDLAKEMSALTLSIVGQALFGTDVRSESDEVSRSLSMLMAGFQRYMLPGADLLLAVPTPRRQRLFAAVQRLDAVVRSLVAARRTRPPGDDLLWRLIEVRDDGHAMSDTQVRDEVMTLLLAGHETTATLLTWTWWLLDQHRAVASWLWEELDALPARALTYEDIERLPRTHAIVAESMRVRPPVWLLGRRATTDLEVDGWTIPAGSLCTASQWVLHRDARFWPAPLEFRPSRWLSSSGEFDESAPGQSRTTYFPFGLAARTCVGESFAWAEGVLVLATLARRWDPRLVPGHPVELQPAVTLRPRHGMRMTLHRR; encoded by the coding sequence ATGGTGCGCCGACCGCCTGGCCCGGGACCGCTGGCAGCGCTGACGTTCCGCCGGGACCCGATCGCCTCGTTCGAACGGATCGCTCGGGAGAACCCGCGGATCGCCCACGCGCACTTCGGACGCGAGCACATCTACGTCCTCAGCGACCCGGCGGTCGTCCGCGAGATCTACGTGTCCAACGGCCGCAATCTGAAGAAGGGCCGCACGCTCGAGCGGATCAAGGTGCTGCTCGGCGAAGGCCTCCTGACCAGCGAGGGCGAGCACCACAGGCGGCAGCGGCGGATGATCCAGCCGAGCTTCCACAGCAAGCAGATCACGGCGTACACGGCACCGATGGTCTCGACCGCGTTGGAGTACGACGCGCGCTGGCAGCTGGGTGCGGAGCTCGATCTGGCGAAGGAGATGTCGGCGCTGACGCTGTCGATCGTCGGGCAGGCCCTGTTCGGCACCGATGTGCGGTCGGAGTCGGACGAGGTGTCGCGGTCGCTGTCGATGCTGATGGCTGGCTTCCAGCGCTACATGCTGCCCGGTGCCGATCTGCTGCTCGCGGTCCCGACGCCGCGGCGGCAGCGGCTGTTCGCGGCGGTGCAGCGGCTGGACGCCGTCGTACGTTCGCTCGTGGCGGCCCGCCGGACCCGGCCGCCGGGCGACGACCTGCTGTGGCGGCTCATCGAGGTACGGGACGACGGGCACGCGATGTCCGACACGCAGGTGCGCGACGAGGTGATGACGCTGCTGCTCGCCGGCCACGAGACGACGGCGACGTTGCTGACCTGGACGTGGTGGCTGTTGGACCAGCACCGCGCGGTCGCCTCGTGGCTGTGGGAGGAGCTCGACGCGCTGCCCGCGCGGGCGTTGACGTACGAGGACATCGAACGGCTGCCGCGCACGCACGCGATCGTCGCGGAGTCGATGCGGGTCCGCCCGCCGGTGTGGCTGCTCGGGCGGCGCGCGACGACCGACCTCGAGGTGGACGGCTGGACGATTCCGGCGGGGTCGTTGTGTACGGCGAGCCAGTGGGTGCTGCACCGGGACGCGCGGTTCTGGCCCGCCCCGTTGGAGTTCCGGCCTTCGCGGTGGCTGTCGTCGTCGGGTGAGTTCGACGAGTCGGCGCCGGGGCAGTCGCGGACGACGTACTTCCCGTTCGGCCTGGCGGCGCGGACCTGCGTGGGCGAGTCGTTCGCCTGGGCCGAGGGTGTGCTGGTACTGGCCACGTTGGCGCGTCGGTGGGATCCGCGCCTCGTCCCCGGCCACCCGGTCGAGCTGCAGCCTGCGGTGACACTGCGACCCAGGCACGGCATGCGGATGACACTGCACCGCCGCTAG
- a CDS encoding galactose-binding domain-containing protein produces the protein MKPVTTALAGLLAALLTGALVTAMPASASDGANGGKQDWPGNASNKTGGKDYFLDASKGSDTATGTSPKKAWRTLAKANATTFKPGDRILLKAGEQWQDEQLWPKGSGSKGKPITISAYGDKRARRPYIATNGNVPSPFKADGTKNPETVGLTGAVVLRNTQYWKINNIELSNDDDFATDITTERLVRDGIMVSINADKLAAGADSIMDHFRINDVYVHHTDGPDFWQQMHYGGINFQVFGSKKYTEYGTGGYYFKDVRIENNTFVNVELHAIQFAFNWFNDRYPEAGQFDEAGKWHEGWEQLWVRTRDLYSRDVYIGHNYAESIGQGAIQLANTKNMKVEYNEVNGYLVRYGSVSVALYLWAGADSVMQYNEVYGGPNNEFDGTPWDLEYTNFNVTYQHNYSHDNAAGWMSYMGNSSNSVARYNLSVNDNGVLVKNMLSTNYSPTYFVNNTFVYDGADLDYFHDERFLSRVYFLNNIFYNYSTAEATPWYRRTGALRQAVFSNNDFYEASGTHSTQEPADPRGVAVDPRFVGDPAKYPTGLGVDRIRKAGEHFALRKDSPLIDAGRYNPHLGTKDFVGTHIYYGAAPDIGMSERKQGRKVAHPVDDDPIEEEVDNRVNLALGKPAVASSTHPGAGGTLTADKLTDGNLATRWAAADDAAYPVTLDIDFGADTTFDQVYLDEYTDSGTNPRVQSFALQRWDSGTSQWVTFATRDDGIGHDRTVTGFGDITTSKLRVALTEKIPTEIYTPTMTEIAVYKAT, from the coding sequence ATGAAGCCTGTCACCACTGCTCTGGCGGGCCTGCTCGCCGCGCTTCTCACCGGAGCCCTCGTCACCGCGATGCCCGCCTCCGCCTCGGACGGCGCGAACGGCGGCAAGCAGGACTGGCCCGGCAACGCCTCGAACAAGACCGGCGGCAAGGACTACTTCCTCGATGCCAGCAAGGGATCCGACACCGCGACCGGAACCTCGCCGAAGAAGGCCTGGCGCACGCTCGCGAAGGCGAACGCGACGACGTTCAAGCCCGGCGACCGCATCCTGCTCAAGGCCGGCGAGCAGTGGCAGGACGAGCAGCTGTGGCCGAAAGGCTCAGGCAGCAAGGGCAAACCGATCACGATCTCCGCGTACGGCGACAAGCGCGCACGCCGCCCGTACATCGCGACGAACGGCAACGTGCCCAGCCCGTTCAAGGCAGACGGCACGAAGAACCCCGAGACCGTCGGCCTGACCGGCGCGGTCGTGCTGCGCAACACCCAGTACTGGAAGATCAACAACATCGAGCTGTCGAACGACGACGACTTCGCCACCGACATCACCACCGAACGCCTCGTCCGCGACGGGATCATGGTGTCGATCAACGCCGACAAGCTCGCGGCGGGCGCGGACAGCATCATGGACCACTTCCGCATCAACGACGTGTACGTCCACCACACCGACGGCCCGGACTTCTGGCAGCAGATGCACTACGGCGGCATCAACTTCCAGGTGTTCGGCAGCAAGAAGTACACCGAGTACGGCACCGGCGGCTACTACTTCAAGGACGTGCGGATCGAGAACAACACGTTCGTGAACGTCGAGCTGCACGCGATCCAGTTCGCGTTCAACTGGTTCAACGACCGCTACCCGGAGGCCGGCCAGTTCGACGAGGCGGGCAAGTGGCACGAGGGCTGGGAGCAGCTCTGGGTACGTACGCGCGACCTCTACAGCCGCGACGTCTACATCGGCCACAACTACGCCGAGAGCATCGGCCAGGGTGCGATCCAGCTCGCGAACACGAAGAACATGAAGGTCGAGTACAACGAGGTGAACGGCTACCTCGTGCGCTACGGCTCGGTGTCGGTCGCGCTCTATCTCTGGGCCGGCGCCGACTCCGTCATGCAGTACAACGAGGTCTACGGCGGCCCGAACAACGAGTTCGACGGCACGCCGTGGGATCTGGAGTACACGAACTTCAACGTCACGTACCAGCACAACTACTCGCACGACAACGCCGCGGGCTGGATGTCGTACATGGGCAACAGCTCCAACTCCGTCGCCCGCTACAACCTCAGCGTCAACGACAACGGCGTGCTCGTGAAGAACATGCTGTCGACCAACTATTCGCCGACGTACTTCGTCAACAACACGTTCGTCTACGACGGCGCGGACCTCGACTACTTCCATGACGAACGGTTCCTGAGCCGCGTCTACTTCCTGAACAACATCTTCTACAACTACTCGACGGCGGAAGCGACGCCCTGGTATCGAAGGACCGGCGCGCTCCGCCAGGCGGTGTTCTCGAACAACGACTTCTATGAGGCGAGCGGCACCCACTCCACCCAGGAACCGGCCGATCCGCGCGGGGTGGCGGTGGATCCGAGGTTCGTCGGCGACCCGGCGAAGTACCCGACCGGGTTGGGCGTGGACCGGATCCGTAAGGCAGGCGAGCACTTCGCGCTGCGCAAGGACTCGCCGCTGATCGACGCCGGTCGCTACAACCCGCACCTGGGCACGAAGGACTTCGTCGGCACGCATATCTACTACGGCGCCGCGCCCGACATCGGCATGTCAGAACGCAAGCAGGGAAGGAAGGTCGCCCACCCCGTCGACGACGACCCGATCGAGGAAGAGGTCGACAACAGGGTCAACCTCGCGCTGGGCAAGCCGGCGGTCGCGAGCTCGACGCACCCCGGCGCGGGCGGGACGCTCACCGCGGACAAGCTGACCGACGGCAACCTCGCGACCCGATGGGCCGCGGCCGACGACGCGGCGTACCCGGTCACGCTCGACATCGACTTCGGCGCGGACACCACGTTCGACCAGGTCTACCTGGACGAGTACACCGACTCCGGCACGAACCCACGGGTGCAGTCGTTCGCCTTGCAGCGTTGGGATTCCGGCACCAGCCAGTGGGTCACGTTCGCGACCCGCGACGACGGGATCGGGCACGACCGCACCGTGACGGGCTTCGGCGACATCACGACGTCCAAGCTGCGGGTGGCGCTCACCGAGAAGATCCCGACCGAGATCTACACGCCGACGATGACGGAGATCGCCGTCTACAAGGCGACCTAG
- a CDS encoding uracil-DNA glycosylase, translated as MVDTAAASTQASRKPLTEVVEAGWAQALEPVAERIASLGDFLRAELAAGRRYLPEGANVLRAFQQPFADVRVLIVGQDPYPTPGHPVGLSFSVAPDVRPIPRSLQNIYREYTADLDLPAPANGDLSPWSKRGILLLNRALTVSPGKPASHRGKGWEDVTDQAIRALVDRNEPMVAILWGRDAQNLRPLLDDVPCIESAHPSPMSADRGFFGSRPFSRANEMIAELGGDPVDWSLA; from the coding sequence GTGGTCGACACAGCAGCAGCATCGACGCAAGCGAGTCGCAAGCCGCTCACCGAGGTCGTCGAGGCCGGCTGGGCTCAAGCGCTCGAGCCGGTCGCGGAACGGATCGCCTCGCTGGGTGACTTCCTGCGCGCCGAGCTCGCCGCCGGCCGTCGCTACCTCCCGGAGGGCGCGAACGTGCTGCGTGCGTTCCAGCAGCCGTTCGCGGACGTGCGGGTGCTGATCGTCGGGCAGGACCCGTACCCGACACCGGGGCACCCGGTCGGGCTGAGCTTCTCGGTCGCGCCGGACGTACGCCCGATCCCGCGGAGCCTGCAGAACATCTACCGCGAGTACACCGCCGACCTCGACCTCCCAGCGCCGGCGAACGGCGACCTCTCGCCCTGGTCGAAGCGCGGCATCCTGCTGCTCAACCGAGCCCTCACCGTCTCGCCTGGCAAGCCCGCGTCGCACCGCGGCAAGGGCTGGGAGGACGTGACCGACCAGGCGATCCGCGCGCTCGTCGACCGCAACGAGCCGATGGTCGCGATCCTGTGGGGCCGCGACGCGCAGAACCTCCGCCCGCTGCTCGATGACGTCCCGTGCATCGAGTCCGCGCACCCGAGCCCGATGTCCGCCGACCGTGGGTTCTTCGGGTCCCGCCCGTTCAGCCGCGCGAACGAGATGATCGCCGAACTGGGCGGGGATCCCGTGGACTGGTCTCTGGCCTAG
- the ilvA gene encoding threonine ammonia-lyase → MSTDPTLAELLADIEAAQQTLDGIARVTPMEGSRWLSSRVRGPVHFKCENLQRAGSFKIRGAYVRLSRLSAEERARGVVAASAGNHAQGVALAAHLLDTKSTVFMPNGAPIPKENATRAYGADIRFTGTVIDDCIEAATELAKETGAILIHPFDHADIVAGQGTVGLEILAKVPDVKTVLVPVGGGGLIAGIATALRAKGSKARIVGVQASGAAAYPLSLKVGHPVAAKAMATMADGIAVGLPGTVPFGLVQRYVDDVVTVSEDSLSKALLLLLERAKLVTEPAGAAAVAALVDAPETYEAPVVAVLSGGNIDPLLLMRVIRSGMAAAGRYLSFRVRIPDTPGGLAGMLGELAAAEANVLDVVHERTSATLHLDEVEVALQVETRGATHKEGILSRLRAAGYVVIF, encoded by the coding sequence ATGAGCACGGATCCGACCCTCGCCGAGCTGCTGGCCGACATCGAGGCCGCCCAGCAGACTCTCGACGGCATTGCCCGCGTCACGCCGATGGAGGGCTCGCGCTGGTTGTCCAGTCGGGTTCGCGGCCCCGTTCATTTCAAGTGCGAGAACCTCCAGCGCGCCGGTTCGTTCAAGATCCGCGGCGCGTACGTACGGCTCAGCCGGCTGTCCGCGGAGGAACGTGCCCGCGGGGTCGTCGCCGCGAGCGCCGGCAACCACGCGCAGGGTGTCGCCCTGGCCGCGCACCTGCTCGACACCAAGTCGACCGTGTTCATGCCGAACGGCGCGCCGATCCCGAAGGAGAACGCGACCCGCGCGTACGGCGCCGACATCCGCTTCACCGGCACCGTGATCGACGACTGCATCGAGGCCGCGACCGAGCTCGCGAAGGAGACGGGCGCGATCCTCATCCACCCGTTCGACCACGCCGACATCGTCGCCGGCCAGGGCACGGTGGGGCTCGAGATCCTGGCCAAGGTGCCGGACGTCAAGACCGTGCTGGTGCCGGTGGGCGGCGGCGGGCTGATCGCGGGCATCGCGACGGCCTTGCGGGCGAAGGGCTCGAAGGCGCGGATCGTCGGCGTGCAGGCGTCCGGCGCCGCGGCGTACCCGCTGTCGCTGAAGGTCGGGCACCCCGTCGCGGCCAAGGCGATGGCCACGATGGCGGACGGGATCGCGGTCGGGCTGCCGGGAACGGTGCCGTTCGGGCTGGTCCAGCGGTACGTGGACGACGTCGTCACCGTCTCGGAGGACTCGCTCTCCAAGGCCCTGCTGTTGCTGCTCGAACGCGCCAAACTCGTCACCGAGCCGGCGGGCGCCGCCGCGGTCGCGGCGCTGGTGGACGCGCCCGAGACGTACGAGGCGCCGGTGGTCGCGGTGCTGTCCGGCGGCAACATCGACCCGCTGCTGCTGATGCGCGTGATCCGCTCCGGGATGGCGGCGGCCGGGCGGTACCTGTCGTTCCGCGTCCGCATCCCCGACACCCCCGGCGGGCTCGCCGGGATGCTCGGCGAGCTGGCGGCCGCCGAGGCGAACGTGCTCGACGTGGTGCACGAACGTACGTCCGCCACGTTGCACCTGGACGAGGTCGAGGTCGCGCTCCAGGTCGAGACGCGCGGCGCCACGCACAAGGAGGGGATCCTCTCCCGGCTGCGCGCGGCCGGGTACGTCGTCATCTTCTAG
- a CDS encoding maleylpyruvate isomerase family mycothiol-dependent enzyme: MTQQPYGAFDPKTYQAVIRREADAFVAAYAHGDPEAHVKACPGWTLTQLVDHVGQVHQWARGIVLGEGPGDVVTTPAEDGEDLADWYERCVGDLLETLARTDPSKPCWTMQPENEVARFWSRRQALELVVHRVDAEVAVGGSVRIDGEVAADGIAEVLDLWLPRITRRSGTPDLAAPVLLACTDRAERWLLRPPHTADVPMGPPTADGPVLADDVAKTAEATIEGTAAGLLMMLWKRQNVSVAGVSLSGEVEVAQSFLESRLTA; this comes from the coding sequence GTGACCCAGCAGCCGTACGGCGCGTTCGATCCGAAGACGTACCAGGCGGTGATCCGCAGGGAGGCGGACGCGTTCGTCGCCGCGTACGCCCACGGCGATCCGGAGGCGCACGTCAAGGCCTGCCCCGGCTGGACGCTCACCCAGCTCGTCGACCACGTCGGCCAGGTCCATCAGTGGGCGCGCGGCATCGTGCTCGGCGAGGGGCCGGGCGACGTGGTGACGACGCCCGCCGAAGACGGCGAGGACCTCGCCGACTGGTACGAGCGGTGCGTCGGCGACCTGCTCGAGACGCTGGCGAGGACCGACCCGAGCAAACCGTGCTGGACGATGCAGCCCGAGAACGAGGTCGCCCGGTTCTGGTCGCGGCGGCAGGCGCTGGAGCTGGTCGTTCATCGGGTCGACGCGGAGGTCGCGGTCGGCGGGTCGGTACGGATCGACGGCGAGGTCGCCGCGGATGGGATCGCGGAGGTGCTCGACCTGTGGCTGCCGCGGATCACCCGCCGGAGCGGGACGCCGGACCTCGCCGCGCCCGTTTTGTTGGCGTGCACCGACCGGGCCGAACGCTGGCTGCTGCGCCCGCCGCACACCGCGGACGTACCGATGGGACCGCCCACGGCCGACGGGCCGGTGCTCGCGGACGACGTCGCCAAGACCGCCGAGGCGACGATCGAGGGAACGGCGGCCGGTTTGCTGATGATGCTGTGGAAGCGGCAGAACGTGTCGGTGGCCGGCGTTAGCCTCAGCGGCGAAGTCGAGGTGGCTCAGTCCTTCCTCGAGTCGCGTCTTACTGCTTAG
- a CDS encoding NUDIX hydrolase — MGFQLVPASYLILRRGEEVLLSLRGGTGWRDGYWSLPAGHIEAGESAMAACLREAVEEIGIVVRPDDLVPLCTVHRTGGSGKPVDERVDFFFAAEVWAGEPTNLEPDKCAELGWYGLKDLPTPVVEPVDQVLAGLLSGRLPAIFATGRFE, encoded by the coding sequence GTGGGTTTCCAGCTGGTCCCGGCGTCCTATCTGATCCTGCGCAGGGGCGAGGAGGTGCTGCTCTCGCTTCGCGGCGGCACAGGGTGGCGGGACGGGTATTGGTCGCTGCCAGCTGGCCACATCGAGGCCGGCGAGTCCGCAATGGCCGCTTGTCTGCGCGAGGCGGTTGAGGAGATCGGCATCGTCGTACGTCCCGACGACCTGGTGCCGCTGTGCACGGTGCACCGGACGGGTGGGAGCGGCAAACCGGTCGACGAACGCGTCGACTTCTTCTTCGCCGCCGAGGTCTGGGCTGGCGAGCCCACGAACCTGGAGCCGGACAAGTGCGCCGAGCTGGGCTGGTACGGGCTGAAGGACCTGCCGACCCCGGTCGTGGAACCGGTCGACCAGGTGCTCGCCGGACTGCTCAGCGGCCGGCTACCAGCGATCTTCGCCACCGGCCGTTTCGAATGA
- a CDS encoding LacI family DNA-binding transcriptional regulator — MADVALAAGVSAQTVSRALRDSPNVSPETKRRVLAAVDQLGYRFNSAARMLSSGRSHTIGLVLMQSGGYYSRSAVTAGVEAAAGEAGFAVTIATIAAPDTGLLERSLSKLADQGVDGIILAVPLISTTQKMEDITRDIPTVTLDGSRTAGALVLGIDQLEAGRLATQHLLDLGHRQVWHISGPDEWIEARQRRQGWQECLAAAGIEAPPPLEGDWTPDSGYRLGQVVALIPDVTAVFAASDEMAFGVIRAMRERGRRVPDDLSIVSVDDIALAAYCSPPLTTVRQDFYSCGATAVALLLQGPDVDAPFVPATLTVRASTAPPAAR, encoded by the coding sequence ATGGCTGACGTCGCGCTCGCCGCCGGGGTGTCGGCCCAGACGGTCTCGCGCGCGCTCCGCGACTCTCCGAACGTCAGCCCCGAGACCAAGCGCCGCGTCCTCGCCGCGGTCGACCAGCTGGGCTACCGGTTCAACAGCGCCGCCCGGATGCTCTCCTCCGGCCGCAGCCACACGATTGGCCTCGTGCTGATGCAGTCCGGCGGGTACTACTCCCGCTCGGCGGTCACCGCGGGCGTCGAGGCGGCCGCGGGCGAGGCCGGGTTCGCGGTGACCATCGCCACCATCGCCGCGCCCGACACCGGCCTGCTGGAACGTTCGCTCTCCAAGCTCGCCGACCAGGGCGTCGACGGCATCATCCTCGCCGTTCCGCTCATCTCGACCACGCAGAAGATGGAGGACATCACCCGCGACATCCCGACCGTCACCCTCGACGGCTCGCGGACCGCGGGCGCCCTCGTGCTCGGGATCGACCAGCTGGAAGCCGGGCGCCTCGCCACGCAGCACCTGCTCGACCTCGGGCACCGGCAGGTCTGGCACATCTCCGGGCCGGACGAGTGGATCGAGGCGCGGCAGCGGCGGCAGGGCTGGCAGGAGTGCCTGGCCGCCGCGGGGATCGAGGCGCCGCCACCGCTCGAGGGCGACTGGACACCCGACTCGGGCTACCGGCTTGGGCAGGTCGTCGCGCTGATCCCGGACGTCACCGCGGTCTTCGCGGCGAGCGACGAGATGGCCTTCGGGGTCATCCGCGCGATGCGCGAACGCGGCCGGCGGGTGCCGGACGACCTGTCGATCGTGAGCGTCGACGACATCGCGCTGGCGGCGTACTGCTCGCCGCCGCTGACCACCGTGCGGCAGGACTTCTACAGCTGCGGCGCCACCGCGGTCGCCCTCCTGCTCCAGGGGCCGGACGTCGACGCCCCGTTCGTTCCCGCGACGCTGACGGTCCGCGCCTCGACCGCACCACCGGCCGCGCGCTGA
- a CDS encoding DUF4307 domain-containing protein: protein MPAHPLSDRYGGARGSRRTAGLVAIGVLIAVAVGIVLWSGIRAAQPPIAARVITFDPVSDTSVTVRLQVEATRTVSCELVARGERMATVGTSQVDVRFDASDGRRTQLVTHPIVTSDRALSVELLSCSVPGQARTR, encoded by the coding sequence ATGCCCGCGCATCCGCTGTCCGACCGGTACGGCGGCGCGCGCGGTTCACGACGTACGGCCGGGCTCGTCGCGATCGGCGTCCTGATCGCCGTCGCTGTCGGAATCGTGTTGTGGAGCGGCATTCGTGCGGCTCAGCCGCCGATCGCGGCGCGCGTGATCACGTTCGACCCGGTCTCGGACACCTCGGTGACCGTCCGGCTGCAGGTGGAGGCGACGCGTACGGTGTCGTGCGAGCTCGTTGCGCGGGGCGAACGGATGGCGACGGTCGGAACGTCGCAGGTCGACGTACGTTTCGACGCATCGGACGGCCGCAGGACGCAGCTCGTCACCCATCCGATCGTCACGTCCGACCGGGCGCTGAGCGTGGAGCTGCTAAGCTGTTCGGTTCCTGGACAGGCTCGAACGCGATAG
- a CDS encoding peptidyl-prolyl cis-trans isomerase, with protein sequence MLSRRVGVALVAGVGIVIAALVVTGFALAQRTNEVGSIDGHPVTRAELAFHGQRHEPLDALWRDKATLILANEQGLTVPVDHEEILTELAEENERRADAVANGEVVYGLTEFSIDEYYSHLLTEVRTALKQRLSARAGDPLWVTEADVRRAFDADRDAWSAGATTYRYSKLVVRQPADAADLQRRAAAANRLADLAREPRATLTTGTYDASQTGMVAQDQDLAGLLDQLDEGQISAPVVGTDEITYYELDGETVDENAAFTKYAKRIRQSLVEKKLDQYVQRRIAASDIQIDTDAKDVRE encoded by the coding sequence ATGCTGTCGCGACGGGTCGGAGTCGCCCTGGTCGCCGGTGTGGGCATCGTCATCGCCGCACTGGTGGTCACCGGCTTCGCGCTCGCCCAGCGAACGAACGAGGTCGGCTCCATCGACGGCCACCCCGTCACCCGCGCTGAGCTGGCCTTCCATGGTCAGCGCCACGAGCCGTTGGACGCGCTGTGGCGGGACAAGGCGACGCTCATCCTCGCGAACGAGCAGGGGCTCACCGTCCCCGTCGATCATGAGGAGATCCTCACCGAGCTGGCGGAGGAGAACGAACGGCGTGCCGACGCCGTCGCGAACGGCGAGGTCGTCTACGGACTGACCGAGTTCTCGATCGACGAGTACTACTCGCATCTGCTCACCGAGGTCAGGACCGCGCTGAAGCAGCGGCTCAGCGCACGCGCCGGCGATCCGCTGTGGGTCACCGAGGCCGACGTCCGGCGCGCGTTCGACGCCGACCGCGACGCGTGGAGCGCCGGCGCGACGACGTACCGCTACTCGAAGCTCGTCGTCCGCCAGCCCGCCGACGCGGCAGACCTCCAACGACGGGCGGCTGCGGCGAACAGGCTCGCGGACCTCGCCCGCGAGCCTCGCGCGACGCTCACGACCGGCACGTACGACGCCAGCCAGACCGGGATGGTCGCCCAGGACCAGGACCTCGCGGGCCTGCTCGACCAGCTCGACGAGGGCCAGATCTCCGCACCGGTCGTGGGCACCGACGAGATCACCTACTACGAGCTCGACGGCGAGACCGTCGACGAGAACGCCGCGTTCACCAAGTACGCCAAGCGAATCCGCCAGTCGCTGGTCGAGAAGAAGCTCGACCAGTACGTCCAGCGCCGGATCGCCGCCAGCGACATCCAGATCGACACCGACGCGAAGGATGTGCGGGAATGA
- the mca gene encoding mycothiol conjugate amidase Mca → MPSTAPGPFRLMHVHAHPDDESSKGAASTAKYVADGVEVLVVTCTGGERGSILNPNMDRPDVLANLADIRREEMDRAREILGISQVWLGYVDSGYPEGDPLPPLPEGSFAARPVDEEAAKLVAVMRSFKPHVVTTYDETGGYPHPDHIRCHEVTVAAWEAVGSDSAYPEAGAPWQPLKLYYHHSFHRARTLALHDEMIRRGLESPYAERLAEWKRDPAWDARVTTRVPCAEYFAVRDKALLAHATQIDPEGPWFVCPLEVHQAAWPTEDYELARSLVETELPESDLFAGVR, encoded by the coding sequence GTGCCGTCCACCGCACCGGGCCCGTTTCGGCTGATGCACGTTCACGCCCACCCCGACGACGAGTCCAGCAAGGGCGCCGCGTCCACCGCGAAGTACGTCGCCGATGGCGTCGAGGTCCTCGTCGTCACCTGCACAGGAGGCGAGCGCGGCTCGATCCTCAACCCGAACATGGACCGCCCGGACGTGCTCGCGAACCTCGCCGACATCCGGCGCGAGGAGATGGACCGTGCCCGCGAGATCCTCGGCATCTCGCAGGTCTGGCTCGGGTACGTCGACTCCGGCTACCCCGAGGGCGACCCGTTGCCGCCGCTGCCCGAGGGCAGCTTCGCGGCGCGGCCGGTCGACGAGGAGGCGGCGAAGCTCGTCGCGGTCATGCGGTCGTTCAAGCCGCACGTGGTGACGACGTACGACGAGACTGGCGGCTACCCGCACCCGGACCACATCCGCTGCCACGAGGTGACGGTCGCGGCGTGGGAGGCGGTGGGCTCGGACTCGGCGTACCCGGAGGCGGGAGCGCCCTGGCAGCCGTTGAAGCTGTACTACCACCACTCGTTCCACCGGGCCCGGACGCTGGCGCTGCACGACGAGATGATCCGGCGCGGCCTGGAGTCGCCGTACGCCGAGCGGCTGGCCGAGTGGAAGCGCGACCCGGCGTGGGACGCGCGGGTCACGACGCGGGTGCCGTGCGCGGAGTACTTCGCGGTCCGCGACAAGGCGCTGCTCGCGCACGCGACGCAGATCGACCCGGAGGGGCCGTGGTTCGTCTGCCCGCTCGAGGTGCATCAGGCGGCCTGGCCGACCGAGGACTACGAGCTGGCGCGTAGTCTCGTCGAGACAGAGCTTCCCGAGAGCGACCTGTTCGCCGGGGTGAGGTGA
- the greA gene encoding transcription elongation factor GreA — MTQPTDTNVIWLTQEAFERLEAELEHLTGPVRADLARKIGEARDEGDLKENGGYHAAKEEQGKTEAQIRKLQDMLRRARVGGTPKDDGIVQPGMKVTIKFAGDDDTETFVLGSRELLALDDSVDIEIYSPNSPLGAAISGKSKGEKASYTAPNGRDVAVEIVDTVPFQA, encoded by the coding sequence GTGACGCAACCGACCGACACGAATGTGATCTGGCTCACTCAAGAGGCGTTCGAACGTCTCGAGGCGGAGCTCGAGCACCTCACGGGTCCGGTGCGAGCGGATTTGGCGCGCAAGATCGGTGAGGCCCGCGACGAGGGTGACCTCAAGGAGAACGGCGGCTACCACGCCGCGAAGGAAGAGCAGGGCAAGACCGAGGCGCAGATCCGCAAGCTGCAGGACATGCTGCGGCGCGCGCGGGTCGGCGGCACGCCGAAGGACGACGGCATCGTGCAGCCGGGCATGAAGGTGACGATCAAGTTCGCCGGCGACGACGACACCGAGACGTTCGTACTCGGGTCGCGTGAGCTGCTGGCGTTGGACGACTCGGTCGACATCGAGATCTACTCCCCGAACTCCCCGCTCGGCGCGGCCATCTCCGGCAAGAGCAAGGGCGAGAAGGCGTCGTACACCGCGCCGAACGGACGCGACGTGGCCGTGGAGATCGTCGACACGGTGCCGTTCCAGGCCTAG